A single region of the Streptomyces sp. NBC_00236 genome encodes:
- a CDS encoding carboxylesterase family protein, with translation MAATTPKAPTAPGVRSWWGIPYATAERYRRPVVADFDPDLPYDRKGIVSVQPDSGDWLEADSGMGEDCLNLNVWAPEEPAREALPVAVYIHGGGFEYGANTQITSNAAGLAATGRVVGVSINYRLGALGALSLSQYGGRLAEASNLFLQDAIAALTWVQRNIVHFGGDPDQVTVYGHSGGAYTAFGLLSASSANGLYRRLAGFSGGPARSIPAWWAEELAHWFVTELGVAHNPDKLIDLDTASLVAALQKVAPTDLGVRGGVDNQATGVVLDIGQPGAVVRATPMDVLASGTHRGVDVLLSMASDDMGWWVANDLDRFDPNTLDRVTDEVAGWRIARSRARKIVHAYDQGGRTPAEVRAALMADYLFALPAARGALAHAAAGGNAHLLVIGPAEGAPAVHGTEMYALVGQERPGRSAEQAERDTRIRDILLDFVTGEPSRLWPAVTDRPTSERVGSPPFEASAHYQAALDLWEGIDRP, from the coding sequence ATGGCCGCCACCACACCCAAGGCTCCGACTGCACCAGGGGTACGGTCCTGGTGGGGGATCCCGTATGCCACCGCCGAGCGGTACCGCCGCCCCGTGGTCGCGGATTTCGATCCGGACCTCCCCTATGACCGCAAGGGCATCGTCTCCGTCCAGCCCGACAGCGGTGACTGGCTCGAAGCGGACAGCGGGATGGGCGAGGACTGCCTGAACCTGAACGTGTGGGCTCCCGAGGAGCCGGCCAGGGAGGCGCTGCCGGTGGCCGTGTACATCCACGGCGGCGGATTCGAGTACGGCGCGAACACGCAGATCACCTCGAACGCCGCTGGCCTCGCCGCGACGGGGCGCGTGGTGGGCGTGTCGATCAACTACCGGCTCGGCGCCCTGGGCGCTCTCTCACTTTCGCAGTACGGTGGGCGGCTCGCCGAGGCCAGCAACCTCTTCCTGCAGGACGCCATCGCCGCGCTCACCTGGGTCCAGCGGAACATCGTCCACTTCGGTGGCGATCCCGACCAGGTCACGGTCTACGGCCACAGCGGCGGCGCCTATACCGCCTTCGGGCTGCTCAGTGCCTCCTCCGCCAACGGCCTGTACCGGCGCCTGGCCGGGTTCTCCGGCGGGCCGGCCCGCTCCATCCCGGCCTGGTGGGCCGAGGAGCTCGCGCACTGGTTCGTCACGGAACTCGGTGTCGCCCACAACCCCGACAAGCTGATCGACCTCGACACGGCCTCCCTGGTGGCCGCCCTGCAGAAGGTCGCCCCAACGGATCTCGGAGTCCGCGGCGGGGTGGACAACCAGGCCACCGGCGTCGTCCTGGACATCGGACAGCCTGGGGCAGTGGTGCGCGCCACCCCCATGGACGTCCTGGCCTCGGGCACGCACCGCGGTGTCGACGTGCTGCTGAGCATGGCCAGCGACGACATGGGCTGGTGGGTGGCGAACGACCTCGACCGGTTCGACCCGAACACGCTCGACCGCGTCACCGACGAGGTCGCGGGGTGGCGCATTGCCCGCTCCCGCGCCAGGAAGATCGTCCATGCCTATGACCAGGGCGGCCGTACCCCGGCCGAGGTGCGCGCCGCGCTCATGGCGGACTACCTCTTCGCGCTTCCCGCCGCCCGCGGTGCCCTGGCCCACGCCGCCGCGGGCGGCAACGCCCATCTCCTGGTGATCGGACCCGCCGAGGGCGCGCCCGCCGTGCACGGCACCGAGATGTACGCCCTGGTCGGCCAGGAACGGCCGGGCCGCAGTGCCGAGCAGGCCGAGCGTGACACGCGTATCCGCGACATCCTGCTCGACTTCGTCACCGGCGAGCCGTCCCGGCTGTGGCCCGCCGTCACGGACCGTCCGACCTCGGAAAGGGTCGGCAGCCCTCCCTTCGAGGCGAGCGCCCACTATCAGGCGGCCCTCGATCTGTGGGAGGGCATCGACCGTCCCTGA
- a CDS encoding ATP-binding protein → MQAPATAVAATSGAAFDEAVTLTRKLKLPHIRRALAEIIPVAKAQRWDPAEVVRALLAEEAAGRDASNRRTRRQRAAFPTGKTFHIWNEDASSIPVPTQSALRTLEWVGRRENLCVVGPSRTGKSHFCEALWQAADDAEMTVTWFTIEDLGALVRCHRVDDSVTKAVARITRTDLIIVDDIGLLPISPDAAEGFYRLVDAAYERRSLAVSSNLHPAGFDAIMPKTLATAAVDRLLHHAHVVVTRGDSHRLNEATTGRGVVPLN, encoded by the coding sequence ATGCAGGCTCCCGCCACAGCCGTCGCAGCGACTTCCGGCGCCGCGTTCGACGAGGCGGTCACGCTGACCCGCAAGCTGAAGCTCCCGCACATCCGCCGGGCCCTGGCCGAGATCATCCCGGTCGCAAAAGCCCAGCGATGGGATCCCGCCGAAGTCGTCCGGGCCCTGCTCGCAGAAGAGGCCGCCGGGCGCGATGCCTCCAACCGGCGCACCCGCCGCCAACGCGCGGCATTCCCCACCGGCAAGACCTTCCACATCTGGAACGAGGACGCCTCCTCCATCCCGGTCCCCACCCAGTCGGCGCTACGGACCCTGGAGTGGGTCGGCCGCCGGGAGAACCTCTGTGTCGTCGGCCCGTCCCGGACCGGGAAATCACACTTCTGCGAAGCCCTCTGGCAAGCCGCCGACGACGCCGAGATGACCGTCACCTGGTTCACCATCGAAGACCTCGGAGCTCTGGTCCGATGTCACCGCGTCGACGACTCCGTGACGAAAGCCGTCGCCCGCATCACCCGCACCGACCTGATCATCGTGGACGATATCGGCCTCCTGCCGATCTCTCCAGACGCCGCGGAAGGCTTCTACCGCCTGGTCGATGCCGCCTACGAACGCCGCAGTCTGGCCGTCAGCAGCAACCTTCACCCGGCCGGCTTCGACGCGATCATGCCCAAGACCCTCGCGACCGCGGCCGTCGACCGCCTCCTTCACCACGCCCACGTCGTCGTCACCCGAGGCGACAGCCACCGCCTCAACGAGGCCACCACCGGACGCGGCGTCGTTCCCCTGAACTAA
- a CDS encoding Mu transposase domain-containing protein: protein MPKAVSTGMGARFRLVGGVPTYCLTDNEKTVTVKHVARIAIRNPEIVPIGRYYGTVVRMCLPADPESKGGSEATVRIAKRDLVPTAVNLREEYRDFQALLAACDSFMAEVNGQIDRETRRVPAQMLAEERQRLHPVPQHAFTAAFGQSRLVGKDATIQVDAVRYSVPHALIEQSVWVRFQCDDLIVTAMTGGLPVEAARHARSTPGNPRIDDAHYPEGSRGKQVPTPTTPAEAEFLALGPGAALWLQEAGDTGVRRVLAKMTDAVALAKLHGIDAVDRALGTAATVERFADGDLMAILAHQVEYDDTEPTRAGEAHSLQPGTYAWSGFGSP from the coding sequence ATGCCGAAGGCCGTTTCCACTGGGATGGGGGCGCGCTTCCGGCTGGTCGGCGGGGTGCCGACGTACTGCCTGACCGACAACGAGAAGACCGTCACGGTCAAGCACGTCGCCCGGATCGCGATTCGCAACCCTGAGATCGTGCCGATCGGCCGGTACTACGGCACGGTCGTGCGCATGTGCCTGCCCGCCGACCCCGAGTCCAAGGGTGGCTCGGAGGCCACGGTCCGCATCGCCAAGCGGGACCTGGTGCCGACTGCGGTGAACTTGCGCGAGGAGTACCGCGATTTCCAGGCATTGCTGGCGGCCTGCGACAGCTTCATGGCCGAGGTCAACGGGCAGATCGACCGGGAGACCCGGCGGGTCCCCGCCCAGATGCTCGCCGAGGAACGTCAGCGGCTGCATCCCGTGCCTCAGCACGCGTTCACCGCAGCGTTCGGGCAGAGCCGGCTGGTCGGCAAGGACGCCACGATCCAGGTCGACGCGGTCCGCTATTCGGTGCCGCACGCCTTGATCGAGCAGAGCGTCTGGGTTCGCTTCCAGTGCGATGACCTGATCGTCACCGCGATGACCGGGGGCCTGCCCGTGGAGGCGGCCCGACATGCCCGCTCCACCCCGGGCAACCCGCGGATCGACGACGCCCACTACCCCGAGGGCTCCCGCGGCAAGCAGGTGCCGACACCGACCACCCCTGCCGAGGCGGAGTTCCTGGCGCTGGGGCCCGGTGCGGCACTGTGGCTGCAGGAAGCCGGCGACACAGGAGTGCGTCGGGTCTTGGCGAAGATGACCGATGCGGTCGCACTTGCCAAGCTGCACGGCATCGACGCGGTCGACCGGGCGTTGGGCACCGCGGCTACCGTCGAGCGGTTCGCCGACGGTGACCTGATGGCGATCCTGGCCCACCAGGTTGAGTATGACGACACCGAGCCGACCCGGGCGGGCGAGGCACACAGCCTGCAACCGGGCACCTACGCCTGGTCAGGCTTTGGGTCCCCGTGA